In the genome of Methanopyrus kandleri AV19, one region contains:
- a CDS encoding ribosome biogenesis/translation initiation ATPase RLI, with product MVSIGRRVAVVDRERCKGGSKCDYVCQRFCPGVRTGRETITIDEDTNKPVISEELCSGCGICAQKCPFDAIKVVRLPEELEEECVHKYEEGGFRLYRLPVPKPGKVTGVIGRNAIGKTTAAKILTGELKPNLGDPEADPDWDEVIRAFSGTELQEHFRRIADGDLRPVMKPQYVEALPKVVKGRVKDVLEDVDELGVVDELIERLGLTEVTDRRISDLSGGELQRVAIAAALSRDADFLVFDEPCSYLDVEQRLSLARSLREIVEDRGIPMLVIEHDLATLDYVADVVHVLYGKRGAYGVVSKPMGVGKGINAYLKGYLEAENVRFRDEEVVLPEKPAEAEAGERDTLVEYGELVKEYDGDFRLEVEPGEIRVGEIIGALGPNAIGKTTFVKLLAGVLEPTGGGVDVDVKVSYKPQYLEVDSDEPVEQVLRRTAGSEWGSSWYRSNIVEPLDLEYLFDRPLCELSGGELQRVAVAAALSREADLYLLDEPSAYLDVEERINTARVIRRVIEARDAAAIVVDHDLLLLDYISDRMMVFEGEPGKHGRANPPESKREAMNRFLSNLGVTFRRDPETRRPRANKPGSHRDREQKRRGEYFYA from the coding sequence GTGGTATCGATCGGCAGGAGGGTAGCAGTCGTGGACAGGGAGCGGTGCAAAGGAGGATCCAAATGCGACTACGTCTGCCAACGTTTCTGCCCTGGGGTCAGGACAGGGCGTGAGACCATCACGATCGACGAGGACACCAACAAGCCCGTGATCTCCGAGGAACTGTGCTCCGGCTGCGGTATCTGCGCCCAGAAGTGTCCCTTCGATGCGATCAAAGTTGTACGCCTCCCCGAGGAGCTAGAGGAAGAATGCGTACACAAGTACGAGGAGGGAGGGTTCCGACTCTACAGGCTCCCCGTTCCCAAACCCGGGAAGGTCACCGGCGTGATCGGACGCAACGCGATCGGTAAGACCACCGCCGCTAAGATACTCACAGGAGAGCTCAAACCCAACCTAGGGGATCCTGAAGCGGACCCCGACTGGGACGAGGTGATCCGAGCATTTTCGGGCACGGAGCTCCAGGAACACTTCCGACGTATCGCGGACGGTGATCTCCGACCCGTCATGAAGCCGCAGTACGTCGAGGCCCTGCCCAAGGTCGTTAAGGGCCGGGTGAAGGACGTCCTCGAGGACGTAGACGAGCTCGGGGTTGTCGACGAGCTCATCGAGCGCCTCGGACTGACCGAGGTGACCGACCGACGGATCTCCGACCTCAGCGGTGGAGAGCTGCAGCGTGTCGCTATCGCCGCGGCACTCTCTCGAGACGCGGACTTCCTGGTTTTCGACGAACCGTGTAGCTACCTCGACGTCGAACAACGACTCTCGCTGGCCCGGTCACTCCGTGAGATCGTCGAGGATCGAGGTATTCCGATGCTCGTCATCGAGCACGACTTAGCCACACTGGACTACGTCGCCGACGTGGTGCACGTCCTCTATGGAAAGCGTGGTGCGTACGGTGTGGTGTCCAAGCCGATGGGTGTAGGCAAGGGGATCAACGCGTACCTGAAGGGTTACTTGGAGGCCGAGAACGTCCGCTTCCGGGACGAGGAAGTGGTGCTCCCGGAGAAACCGGCGGAGGCCGAGGCGGGTGAGCGAGACACCCTCGTGGAGTACGGCGAGCTCGTCAAGGAATACGACGGCGACTTCAGGCTCGAAGTGGAGCCGGGCGAAATTCGTGTCGGGGAGATCATCGGAGCCCTCGGGCCTAACGCCATCGGTAAGACGACCTTCGTTAAGCTCCTGGCCGGAGTACTCGAGCCTACCGGAGGAGGAGTCGATGTCGACGTTAAGGTCTCGTACAAGCCGCAGTACCTGGAGGTGGATTCGGATGAACCCGTCGAGCAAGTGCTACGAAGGACCGCCGGTTCGGAGTGGGGATCGAGCTGGTACCGGAGCAACATCGTGGAGCCACTGGACTTAGAGTACCTGTTCGATAGACCCTTGTGTGAGCTGAGCGGCGGTGAGCTGCAGCGCGTAGCCGTGGCGGCCGCCCTATCCCGGGAAGCCGATCTGTACCTTCTAGACGAGCCTAGCGCGTATTTGGACGTTGAAGAGAGGATCAACACCGCCCGCGTCATCAGACGGGTGATCGAAGCACGGGATGCTGCCGCCATCGTAGTCGACCACGACTTACTCCTGCTAGACTACATCAGTGACAGGATGATGGTGTTCGAAGGCGAGCCAGGAAAGCACGGACGTGCGAATCCGCCGGAGAGTAAACGGGAAGCCATGAACAGGTTTCTGTCGAACTTAGGCGTGACGTTCAGGCGGGACCCGGAGACACGGAGGCCGAGAGCCAACAAGCCCGGCAGTCACCGTGACCGTGAACAGAAGCGTCGTGGTGAGTACTTCTACGCGTAG
- a CDS encoding YfcE family phosphodiesterase, protein MITVLVLGDAHIPERAQEVPHTLKRKIEELAPVDVVISPGDYTTEDTIEWIASLGEKALMVVGNCDFGLPLPPRVTEDIGEVKVTVDHGSGVHPRGDPDQLAAIAEEEGADVIFTGHTHRPEFKEHRGVLIVNPGSLTGVPSGGGPSPGPSFMYGTIDGKEVWMKLYMLKGDRLETEEFETEL, encoded by the coding sequence ATGATCACGGTACTGGTGCTCGGGGACGCTCACATTCCCGAGCGTGCGCAGGAAGTTCCACACACTCTGAAGCGAAAGATCGAGGAGCTCGCTCCCGTGGACGTGGTGATTTCACCCGGGGACTATACGACCGAGGACACCATAGAGTGGATAGCGTCACTCGGTGAAAAAGCCCTGATGGTGGTGGGGAACTGCGACTTCGGGCTCCCGCTACCTCCCAGGGTGACCGAAGATATCGGAGAAGTCAAGGTGACGGTAGATCACGGCAGCGGGGTCCATCCGAGGGGCGACCCGGACCAGCTCGCGGCGATAGCCGAGGAAGAGGGGGCCGACGTTATCTTCACGGGTCACACCCACAGGCCGGAGTTCAAGGAGCACCGAGGTGTGCTGATCGTAAACCCGGGGAGCCTTACCGGCGTACCGTCGGGTGGAGGTCCTAGCCCGGGTCCGTCGTTCATGTACGGCACCATCGACGGTAAAGAGGTGTGGATGAAGCTGTACATGCTCAAGGGTGATCGGTTGGAGACTGAGGAGTTCGAAACGGAGCTCTGA
- a CDS encoding tRNA(His) guanylyltransferase, translated as MEPCDLEVYADLRVPPNTHLVLRIDGRAFTKLTRRLGLKKPYDRRFAEAMAETAVRMIRDAGLGITLVYTFSDELNALIPRGNVPFSGRVEKLTSVSASCASTYFFRALQRHGIDPTGETVSFDSRCVVLTDDDLVDYFKWRQDEAWRNHLNSYAYWALRERGLKPKEAAERLRGMKAHDVHELLYREFGINLGRTPAWQRRGILAYRVAVNEDGVQRRRVTRDWAPPFFDESEGERLIRACASQGYVSLDPAPDQVEE; from the coding sequence GTGGAACCCTGTGATCTCGAGGTATACGCGGACCTTAGGGTACCCCCCAACACACACCTGGTTCTGCGGATCGACGGAAGGGCGTTCACCAAACTCACCCGCCGGTTAGGCCTCAAGAAGCCCTACGACCGACGGTTCGCAGAAGCTATGGCCGAGACGGCGGTCCGAATGATTCGAGACGCGGGTCTGGGGATCACACTCGTCTATACGTTCTCCGACGAGCTTAACGCGCTCATACCCCGGGGCAACGTCCCCTTCTCCGGTCGGGTCGAAAAGTTGACGTCCGTATCGGCGTCCTGCGCCTCCACGTACTTCTTCCGGGCCTTACAGCGCCACGGGATAGATCCGACCGGCGAGACGGTGTCCTTCGACTCCAGGTGCGTGGTGCTCACGGACGACGACCTGGTGGACTACTTCAAGTGGCGTCAGGACGAGGCCTGGCGGAATCACCTGAACTCCTATGCGTACTGGGCGCTGCGTGAGCGAGGACTGAAACCCAAGGAAGCCGCCGAGCGGCTCCGTGGAATGAAGGCGCACGATGTGCACGAGCTGCTCTACCGAGAGTTCGGGATCAACCTCGGACGAACCCCGGCCTGGCAACGTCGAGGGATACTCGCCTACCGGGTGGCCGTGAACGAGGACGGTGTCCAACGCCGTCGGGTGACGCGGGATTGGGCGCCCCCGTTCTTCGATGAAAGCGAAGGGGAGCGCCTCATCCGCGCCTGTGCTTCCCAAGGGTACGTCTCCCTCGACCCGGCCCCCGATCAGGTTGAAGAGTGA
- the nadX gene encoding aspartate dehydrogenase, whose protein sequence is MKKLSLALVGAGGIGTTVLREIREGRLEGKVEPVLVCDRHPEKLKRIERWFPDCDTSTDLDDAMSAEADVLLEAASVEAAASLLPDALKRFDVIVMSVGALVLEEGLLSRCREVAEVTGHRLHVPSGAVGGLDVLRALRGRVREVTLTTIKPPKALNKDVSERTVLYEGSVRDAVRKFPKNINVAAAVSLAVGDPSLVTVRIVCDPEVSVNTHVIEVESSAGTYRFELRNEALPDNPKTSAVAAYSAVALIERMTEGIRVGT, encoded by the coding sequence ATGAAGAAGCTGAGTTTAGCGCTCGTAGGCGCTGGAGGCATCGGAACGACGGTGTTGAGGGAGATCCGTGAAGGACGGCTCGAAGGTAAGGTGGAACCGGTTCTGGTCTGTGATCGTCACCCGGAGAAGCTCAAACGCATCGAGCGGTGGTTCCCCGACTGCGATACCTCTACCGACCTAGATGACGCCATGAGCGCCGAAGCCGACGTGCTGCTCGAGGCCGCCTCCGTGGAAGCGGCGGCTAGCCTCTTACCTGACGCGCTGAAGAGGTTCGATGTGATCGTGATGAGCGTGGGAGCGCTGGTGCTTGAGGAGGGCCTGCTGAGTCGATGTCGCGAGGTCGCGGAAGTCACCGGACATCGCCTTCACGTTCCGTCCGGTGCGGTAGGAGGTCTAGACGTGCTGCGAGCGCTGCGAGGTCGGGTGAGAGAGGTCACTCTCACCACCATCAAGCCTCCGAAAGCCCTGAACAAGGACGTTTCCGAGCGGACAGTACTCTACGAAGGTTCCGTGCGGGATGCCGTCCGCAAGTTCCCCAAGAACATCAACGTGGCGGCCGCCGTGTCGCTGGCCGTAGGCGACCCCTCACTGGTCACAGTTCGGATCGTCTGCGACCCCGAGGTCTCAGTCAACACGCACGTCATCGAGGTTGAGTCGAGCGCAGGTACGTACCGGTTCGAGCTGAGGAACGAAGCGCTCCCGGATAACCCAAAGACGAGCGCCGTCGCCGCGTACTCCGCCGTGGCTTTGATCGAGCGGATGACCGAGGGGATTCGAGTGGGCACTTGA
- a CDS encoding PRC-barrel domain-containing protein — protein MTNGESSNEEEYRKRYVRFQRLLGMEVFTEDGRRVGTVEDVTFDPRTGDLVRFLVIVTEQPSGGGLLPLPGGGGRRTETVDAELVKAVGDIIIIESPEKASSGEEGKRKKQESSPAKPSDLEI, from the coding sequence GTGACGAACGGTGAGAGTAGCAACGAGGAGGAATACAGGAAGAGGTACGTGAGGTTCCAACGGCTTCTCGGAATGGAGGTCTTTACCGAAGACGGCCGTCGGGTCGGTACCGTCGAAGACGTGACTTTTGACCCCAGGACGGGCGATCTCGTCCGGTTCTTGGTGATCGTCACTGAGCAACCCTCTGGCGGCGGTCTGTTACCGCTTCCCGGTGGGGGAGGTAGGCGCACGGAGACCGTCGATGCGGAGCTGGTGAAGGCCGTCGGGGACATAATTATCATCGAATCTCCGGAGAAGGCGTCTTCCGGGGAGGAAGGGAAAAGGAAGAAGCAGGAGAGCTCACCGGCTAAACCTTCAGATCTGGAGATCTGA
- a CDS encoding carbamoyltransferase family protein, whose product MEVVGIHHGHDAGAALIRDGEIVAAANEERFSRKKFHRGFPERSLQFVLERSNDVDVLAVAGLYRKRKDLERVRDIAEELEVPVYLVEHHAAHAASAYYTSGFNRCLTITVDAAGDGLSATVWVCERGEMHRVSTESYYDSLGDFYANVTELLGFEPMKDEGKVMCLAAYAEPDLRSVEWIRREVIDVEEGNIVNRLGAISGEAVRRLKRSKLAKMGRERAAAVAQEALEELLLEYFGHYVNEYGENRIAYAGGVAANVVANMRLREELNIDLFVHPNMGDGGLAVGAALWAWAEEELARGRRPEPRRLEDVYFGPEYDREEVRKALEEHDMTDRAEYVGKDPDAIVRKLLEGKTVALFHSRMEYGPRALGARSILADPRDRGVVDKLNRDLGRDPFQPFAPTILSEDAPEYLRRPCESPFMTLAFRATDTFRRKAPAVVHVDGTTRPQTLRDELPFYREVIETFREETGLGAVLNTSFNPHGEPIVCSPRDALEAFEHGVADVLWIEGYMIERG is encoded by the coding sequence GTGGAGGTCGTGGGGATTCATCACGGGCACGACGCGGGTGCCGCCCTGATCCGAGACGGGGAGATTGTAGCGGCAGCCAATGAAGAGCGGTTCTCCCGTAAAAAGTTCCACCGTGGGTTTCCGGAGCGATCGCTCCAGTTCGTCCTCGAGCGTAGTAATGACGTCGACGTCCTCGCGGTGGCCGGACTGTACCGGAAACGCAAGGATTTGGAGCGAGTACGGGACATCGCCGAAGAGCTGGAGGTGCCCGTATACCTAGTCGAGCACCACGCCGCACACGCGGCCTCGGCTTATTATACCTCAGGGTTTAACCGGTGCCTGACGATCACGGTCGACGCGGCCGGTGACGGACTCTCCGCCACGGTTTGGGTCTGCGAGCGCGGAGAGATGCACCGGGTCTCGACGGAGTCATACTACGACTCCTTAGGCGATTTCTACGCGAACGTGACCGAACTACTGGGATTCGAGCCGATGAAGGATGAGGGTAAGGTCATGTGCCTCGCCGCCTACGCCGAACCGGATCTGAGATCCGTCGAGTGGATCAGACGCGAAGTCATCGACGTCGAGGAAGGGAACATCGTCAACCGCCTCGGCGCGATCTCGGGAGAGGCCGTACGCCGCCTCAAAAGGTCGAAGCTCGCTAAAATGGGGCGAGAACGTGCCGCCGCCGTGGCTCAAGAGGCGTTGGAGGAGTTACTGCTGGAATACTTCGGGCACTACGTGAACGAGTACGGAGAGAACCGCATAGCCTACGCGGGCGGGGTGGCCGCGAACGTCGTGGCCAACATGAGGCTGCGAGAGGAGCTCAATATTGACCTCTTCGTGCACCCGAACATGGGTGACGGCGGTCTCGCGGTCGGAGCGGCGCTGTGGGCGTGGGCGGAGGAGGAGCTCGCCCGTGGGCGGAGACCCGAACCGCGACGTTTGGAGGACGTGTACTTCGGACCTGAATACGATAGGGAAGAAGTGCGTAAGGCGCTGGAAGAGCATGACATGACGGACCGGGCGGAGTACGTGGGGAAAGACCCCGACGCCATCGTCCGCAAGCTGCTGGAGGGCAAGACCGTAGCATTGTTCCACAGCCGTATGGAGTACGGCCCCAGGGCGCTCGGAGCCAGGAGTATTCTCGCCGACCCGCGAGATCGGGGCGTGGTGGATAAGCTCAACCGTGATCTGGGTCGGGACCCGTTTCAGCCCTTCGCGCCGACGATCCTGTCCGAGGACGCCCCGGAGTACCTCCGGAGGCCCTGTGAGTCACCGTTCATGACCCTAGCCTTCCGCGCCACGGATACGTTCCGCAGGAAGGCTCCGGCGGTGGTTCACGTCGACGGGACCACACGTCCACAGACCCTCCGGGACGAGCTGCCGTTCTACCGAGAGGTGATCGAGACGTTCCGAGAGGAGACCGGGTTAGGAGCCGTCCTGAATACCAGCTTCAATCCCCATGGTGAGCCCATCGTGTGCTCACCGAGAGACGCACTCGAGGCGTTCGAGCACGGTGTTGCGGACGTCCTGTGGATCGAAGGCTACATGATCGAGCGGGGGTGA
- a CDS encoding 2,5-diamino-6-(ribosylamino)-4(3H)-pyrimidinone 5'-phosphate reductase yields the protein MPRPKVLYNVGMTADGKVVTAAGDSRISGEEDLKEVHRLRAEHDAVAVGINTVRKDDPMLNVRLVEGEDPIRVVFDTECSIPLDCRLVRTARDIPTVVLCAEADPGRVEKLEKRGVKVEEVGACEDGVDVERGLELLYDMGVRTLLLEGGPTLAWSFLKRGLIDEFRVAVAPVLVGGSDALTPVEGEGFPRVDLGVGLELKRVERVGRDVVLWYEVSGSAADLASEHEEARGRSS from the coding sequence GTGCCGCGGCCGAAGGTCCTGTACAACGTTGGGATGACGGCGGACGGGAAGGTCGTGACCGCCGCCGGAGATTCCAGGATCTCGGGCGAAGAGGATCTCAAAGAGGTCCACAGGTTGAGAGCAGAACACGACGCGGTGGCCGTGGGGATCAACACGGTGCGGAAGGACGACCCCATGCTGAACGTGCGGTTGGTGGAGGGAGAAGACCCCATCCGAGTCGTGTTCGACACCGAGTGCTCCATTCCGCTCGACTGTCGCCTAGTTCGCACCGCTCGGGATATCCCCACGGTCGTGCTCTGTGCCGAGGCCGACCCGGGTCGCGTCGAGAAGCTCGAGAAAAGAGGTGTGAAGGTGGAGGAAGTCGGTGCCTGTGAGGACGGCGTCGATGTGGAGCGTGGGCTGGAGCTGCTCTACGATATGGGAGTACGAACCTTGCTACTCGAAGGTGGGCCAACGCTGGCCTGGTCCTTCTTGAAGCGCGGCCTGATCGACGAGTTCCGTGTGGCCGTGGCTCCCGTGCTCGTGGGCGGGTCCGACGCGTTGACGCCCGTAGAGGGTGAGGGGTTCCCGCGTGTCGATCTCGGAGTGGGCCTGGAATTAAAACGGGTGGAGCGAGTGGGGCGCGACGTGGTGCTCTGGTACGAGGTTTCCGGATCCGCCGCCGACCTGGCCTCCGAACACGAAGAGGCTCGGGGGAGATCGTCATGA
- a CDS encoding zf-TFIIB domain-containing protein — MKCPECGTEMRSELRDDGVELLRCPECGKEIKRVPSYREFGLKCPNFFEMTVPEWDEEVLGKEVVVVVKYRSPDGYRRRKIRGKAVRIDNRGNLVIRREDGFEVSLYPQVVENIKVLE, encoded by the coding sequence ATGAAGTGTCCGGAGTGCGGGACCGAGATGCGATCGGAGCTCCGGGACGATGGGGTGGAACTCCTCAGGTGTCCCGAGTGCGGCAAGGAGATCAAGCGCGTCCCGTCGTACCGGGAGTTCGGTCTGAAGTGCCCGAACTTCTTCGAGATGACGGTACCGGAGTGGGACGAAGAAGTGCTCGGGAAGGAGGTTGTGGTGGTCGTCAAGTACCGTTCTCCGGACGGTTACCGCCGCCGCAAGATCCGGGGTAAGGCGGTGCGGATCGACAACCGAGGCAACCTCGTGATCCGTCGAGAGGACGGTTTCGAGGTCTCGTTGTACCCCCAAGTAGTCGAGAACATCAAAGTACTGGAGTGA
- a CDS encoding dTMP kinase: MGLYLGVEGIDGVGKSSVVNLAAEFLEIHGLEVTTVREPSTDIGREALEWDDPYLQALAFTLDRMLTLKRVDFEAADVVLSDRTFLSTLAYQSALGADMRWLLELQRPVPKPDVVYIIDREPLAEDATFDKEFLERVRNRYREAARLIEEEFDVEIKWIEAEDMDKEEIAELIVADARRRLDDPLGIPDDLLEG, translated from the coding sequence ATGGGACTGTACCTGGGGGTCGAGGGCATTGACGGCGTCGGCAAGTCGTCCGTGGTGAACCTAGCCGCGGAGTTCCTCGAGATCCACGGGCTCGAGGTCACCACCGTGAGGGAGCCTTCCACCGACATCGGACGTGAAGCCTTGGAGTGGGACGACCCCTACCTCCAAGCCCTGGCCTTCACCCTCGACCGTATGCTCACACTTAAACGGGTGGACTTCGAGGCGGCCGACGTCGTCCTGTCCGACCGTACGTTCCTCAGCACGCTCGCCTATCAGTCCGCACTGGGCGCCGACATGCGGTGGCTGCTGGAACTCCAACGCCCGGTCCCTAAGCCCGACGTCGTGTACATCATCGATCGAGAACCGCTGGCGGAGGACGCGACGTTCGATAAGGAGTTCCTGGAGCGCGTGCGGAACCGCTACCGGGAGGCGGCGCGACTCATCGAGGAAGAGTTCGACGTCGAAATAAAATGGATCGAGGCAGAGGATATGGACAAGGAGGAGATCGCCGAGCTGATCGTAGCCGACGCACGCCGGAGACTGGACGACCCGCTGGGGATTCCCGACGACCTCCTCGAGGGGTGA
- the hjc gene encoding Holliday junction resolvase Hjc — protein MSYRRGADFERQLVRYLREHGGEAVRVAGSGGAVDVVGYAPAMGHVAVECKVRRDDRLYVEKEEIEGLTTFAERFRAEPLIAWKPPHVRTGLPLNAVLFPPDLMEERERTYVIDLETALEEGIDASRLVTRPLDHYRR, from the coding sequence GTGAGCTACCGACGTGGCGCCGACTTCGAGCGTCAACTGGTACGCTACCTCCGAGAGCACGGGGGTGAGGCCGTCAGGGTGGCCGGATCCGGGGGCGCCGTCGACGTCGTGGGTTACGCACCGGCGATGGGACACGTGGCCGTCGAGTGTAAGGTCCGCCGCGATGACAGGTTGTACGTCGAAAAAGAGGAGATCGAGGGTCTGACGACATTCGCGGAGCGGTTCCGCGCGGAGCCGTTGATAGCTTGGAAGCCACCCCACGTTCGAACGGGTCTCCCGCTTAACGCCGTCCTCTTCCCGCCCGACCTGATGGAGGAGCGCGAGAGAACGTACGTAATCGACCTGGAAACGGCCCTCGAGGAAGGGATCGACGCCTCCAGGCTCGTCACCCGGCCCTTAGATCACTATCGAAGGTGA
- a CDS encoding asparagine synthetase B family protein, translating into MCGIACAVGDDDIAAMVTAMEHRGPDGRGFASVSDDGVEFSEEPPSEGEVVLGHVRLWVRGEASAVQPIVEEDRAVAVNGEIYNYRRFVEDAPSDSWAVFEVVRSVRDAAAALRVLRGEYAFVAAFRDGTVVAARDPIGVRPLYYCVEAGLAVASERKALWAAGFRDVRRVPPGALLVLRDGRVELRNVVDVPRSRPGRSSWKDLLEVLQRSVRERVEETERVGVVLSGGVDSSTVAKLASEYVDVKCYAAGFEGSDDVEVAERLCDEMGWPFVSVSLEDEFERYVVATVYAVETWNPMKVEVGIPILACAGAMSDDGIRVMLSGQGADELLGGYHRHLRHYGDWDRFSWELWKDVAAIHAVNLERDDKAGMHHSVELRVPYLDLDVVRTGLGIDPRENVSGPEDNLRKRALRRVAAELGLPDFVVERRKRATQYGSLTSKMLDKLVRELGIKRAVAKRLGYRSHKELFLRLVGKYLGFPWEAPSVEEVERECARLGVEPEISEFLEERVLTFDSDLRAG; encoded by the coding sequence GTGTGCGGTATCGCGTGTGCGGTCGGTGACGACGATATCGCCGCGATGGTCACCGCGATGGAACACCGGGGGCCCGACGGGCGGGGCTTCGCCTCGGTCTCGGACGACGGTGTGGAGTTCTCCGAGGAGCCGCCCTCGGAGGGTGAGGTGGTCCTAGGCCACGTCCGGCTGTGGGTGCGCGGCGAGGCTTCAGCGGTCCAACCGATCGTCGAGGAGGATCGGGCGGTGGCCGTGAACGGGGAGATCTACAACTACCGGAGGTTCGTCGAGGACGCGCCGTCGGACTCCTGGGCGGTGTTCGAGGTCGTAAGATCCGTACGTGACGCGGCGGCGGCACTTCGGGTACTCCGGGGCGAGTACGCGTTCGTAGCGGCCTTCAGGGACGGCACGGTGGTCGCGGCCAGGGACCCCATCGGCGTGCGTCCGCTGTACTACTGCGTGGAGGCCGGGCTCGCCGTGGCCTCCGAGCGCAAGGCCCTGTGGGCGGCCGGGTTCCGCGACGTACGTAGGGTACCACCGGGAGCGCTGCTCGTGCTCCGTGACGGTCGTGTCGAGCTGAGGAACGTGGTCGACGTCCCCAGGTCGAGACCGGGGAGAAGCTCCTGGAAAGACCTGCTAGAGGTCCTTCAGCGATCCGTTCGGGAGCGTGTGGAGGAGACGGAGCGCGTGGGTGTGGTACTTTCGGGCGGGGTGGACAGTTCGACGGTGGCGAAACTGGCGTCCGAGTACGTGGACGTTAAGTGCTACGCCGCGGGGTTCGAGGGTTCGGACGACGTGGAGGTCGCCGAACGGTTGTGCGACGAGATGGGATGGCCGTTCGTCTCGGTATCCCTCGAGGATGAGTTCGAGCGGTACGTAGTCGCCACGGTCTACGCCGTCGAAACCTGGAACCCGATGAAGGTGGAGGTGGGGATCCCGATCCTGGCCTGCGCCGGGGCGATGTCCGACGACGGGATCCGGGTGATGCTCTCGGGTCAGGGGGCGGACGAGCTGCTCGGTGGTTACCACCGGCACCTGCGACATTACGGTGACTGGGATCGGTTCTCGTGGGAACTCTGGAAGGACGTGGCCGCGATACACGCCGTGAACCTGGAGCGGGACGATAAGGCCGGCATGCACCATTCGGTGGAGCTGCGGGTTCCATACCTGGACCTGGACGTTGTGAGGACGGGTCTGGGTATCGACCCCAGGGAGAACGTTTCGGGGCCCGAGGACAATCTGCGCAAGCGCGCCCTGAGGCGCGTCGCGGCGGAGCTCGGACTCCCGGACTTCGTGGTGGAGAGGCGGAAGCGGGCTACTCAGTACGGGTCGTTGACCTCCAAGATGTTGGACAAGCTCGTGCGGGAACTGGGTATCAAGCGGGCGGTGGCTAAGCGTCTCGGATACCGGAGCCACAAGGAGCTGTTCCTGCGACTGGTGGGCAAATACCTCGGGTTCCCGTGGGAGGCGCCGTCCGTTGAGGAAGTGGAGAGGGAGTGCGCTAGATTGGGTGTAGAGCCGGAGATCTCGGAGTTCCTGGAGGAACGGGTGCTCACCTTCGATAGTGATCTAAGGGCCGGGTGA
- a CDS encoding RNA ligase family protein has protein sequence MREEAPPKIPEGLRITATRTMAAARPEEPEPTLRLFRAFSPDRELVLEEKLDGTNVRVYLEGDRLLAHTRGWVDADEYLRGLDIEPPWEDLRGEFDRITILEGELLPYDLFSQESPRLHELAGRLETEVLFDGEPSDLTAELVYLEGKRYECRPEPLFSRVCELDPDHELIQRFLRENQVKPDFESAVAEGKLEPRVCFYELDMLEGSVKITAPRTEQLRECRRLSTEPPRWRVVVDPDPGDLERELDRLERNWCEGLCVKPMVETDDKLHAVKLRCPWFLRREFDGRPPRRGSHKVAGRITAQLLQTKVLHKNLRELEGKRGVLDKKWRKLSERTQRALRVQDRLLSLGLDSPRL, from the coding sequence ATGCGGGAGGAAGCACCGCCGAAAATCCCCGAGGGCCTCCGGATCACCGCGACGCGGACCATGGCCGCCGCCCGTCCTGAGGAGCCCGAACCCACGCTACGCCTCTTCCGCGCTTTTTCCCCGGACCGTGAGCTGGTCCTCGAAGAGAAACTCGACGGGACGAACGTCCGCGTGTACCTGGAAGGGGACCGCCTCCTCGCACACACCAGGGGTTGGGTGGACGCCGACGAGTACCTCCGGGGGCTCGACATCGAGCCCCCTTGGGAGGACCTCCGCGGCGAGTTCGACCGGATCACGATCCTGGAGGGCGAGCTCCTTCCCTACGACCTGTTCTCCCAGGAGTCGCCCAGACTGCACGAGCTCGCCGGGAGACTGGAAACCGAGGTACTGTTCGACGGCGAACCTTCGGATCTCACGGCGGAACTCGTGTACTTGGAAGGCAAACGGTACGAGTGCCGACCCGAACCGCTGTTCTCCCGAGTCTGCGAGTTGGACCCCGATCACGAGCTTATCCAGCGCTTCCTCCGTGAGAACCAGGTCAAACCGGACTTCGAGTCCGCCGTAGCCGAGGGGAAGCTCGAACCTAGGGTCTGTTTCTACGAGCTGGACATGCTCGAAGGGAGCGTGAAGATCACAGCACCGAGAACAGAGCAGCTCCGCGAGTGTCGCCGTCTGTCCACGGAACCCCCCAGATGGCGGGTGGTCGTCGACCCGGACCCGGGAGACCTCGAGCGGGAACTCGACAGGCTCGAGCGGAACTGGTGTGAGGGGCTCTGCGTGAAGCCGATGGTGGAGACCGACGACAAGCTCCACGCGGTCAAGCTACGGTGTCCGTGGTTCCTGAGGCGAGAGTTCGACGGACGACCGCCCCGTCGCGGTTCGCACAAGGTCGCCGGTCGGATCACGGCCCAGCTGCTCCAGACAAAAGTGCTGCACAAGAACCTGAGGGAATTGGAGGGTAAGCGGGGCGTGTTGGACAAGAAGTGGAGGAAACTCTCCGAACGCACTCAGCGAGCCCTGCGGGTGCAGGATCGTCTCCTGAGTCTGGGTCTGGACAGTCCACGCCTGTAG